A single genomic interval of Noviherbaspirillum cavernae harbors:
- a CDS encoding MliC family protein produces MFAESRITGDHHMKLLTALLFATIGMGVGLPALAQDSAAAAKQTHKPAAKKTVKKKTEPTPQADAAAGDHEEDKEPDVTSASATEFACELGNKVTIYRNADDDKHIALRWKKQLLRLKRVDTTTGAHRFENRRSGWVWIDIPAKSMLLDAKKGQQLANECRNPDQLKAKAEETIKS; encoded by the coding sequence ATGTTCGCCGAATCGCGCATAACCGGGGACCACCATATGAAGTTACTTACCGCACTATTGTTTGCAACCATCGGCATGGGTGTCGGCCTGCCGGCGCTGGCTCAGGACAGCGCCGCTGCCGCCAAGCAAACGCACAAGCCGGCAGCCAAGAAAACAGTCAAGAAGAAAACCGAACCGACACCGCAAGCAGATGCGGCAGCTGGCGATCACGAAGAGGACAAAGAGCCGGATGTCACATCCGCGTCGGCGACCGAATTTGCATGCGAGCTCGGCAACAAGGTCACCATTTATCGCAACGCCGACGACGACAAGCACATCGCCCTGCGCTGGAAGAAGCAGCTCCTTCGCTTGAAGCGCGTGGACACGACGACCGGCGCACATCGCTTCGAAAACCGAAGAAGCGGCTGGGTATGGATCGATATTCCGGCCAAAAGTATGTTGCTCGACGCGAAGAAAGGGCAGCAGCTTGCGAATGAATGCAGAAACCCGGACCAACTGAAGGCAAAGGCAGAAGAAACAATCAAGAGCTAG
- a CDS encoding HpcH/HpaI aldolase/citrate lyase family protein, with protein sequence MHPSEVLFQGKRQPVSIPVCDHYAGSEKLMRKSIALQQELGPVFDITLDCEDGASAGNEEAHARLVASLVASDDNRFNRIGARLHHLSHPGFETDVAIICEQAQRLAYVVVPKVESVAEVKQAVQLINRQAKKAGRSDLPVHVLIETHEALAEVRAIAALPQVECLSFGIMDFVSAHYGAIPGNAMRSPGQFTHPLVVRAKLEIAAACHAFGKTPSHNVTTEIKDTAIVASDAQRASSELGYTRMWSIHPDQIKPILKAFAPRSSEINEASAILTEAQRIQWGPIQHNGRLHDRASYRYYWTILQRAKASGLPVPEAAAGLL encoded by the coding sequence ATGCACCCTTCCGAGGTTTTATTCCAGGGCAAACGCCAGCCGGTATCGATTCCGGTTTGCGACCATTACGCCGGTTCAGAAAAGCTCATGCGTAAGTCGATTGCTCTGCAACAAGAGCTTGGCCCTGTTTTCGACATCACCCTCGATTGTGAAGACGGCGCCAGTGCCGGCAATGAAGAGGCACACGCCCGGCTGGTCGCCTCTCTGGTCGCAAGCGACGACAATCGTTTCAATCGCATCGGCGCGCGCCTGCACCACCTCTCTCATCCCGGCTTTGAAACCGATGTCGCGATCATTTGCGAACAAGCCCAACGGCTGGCATATGTTGTTGTCCCCAAGGTGGAAAGCGTTGCCGAGGTCAAGCAAGCTGTTCAGCTCATCAACCGTCAGGCGAAGAAGGCAGGACGCAGCGACTTGCCGGTACACGTGCTGATCGAAACGCATGAAGCATTGGCCGAAGTCCGCGCCATCGCCGCCTTGCCGCAAGTCGAGTGCCTGTCGTTCGGCATCATGGATTTCGTGTCGGCGCATTACGGCGCCATCCCGGGTAATGCCATGCGCAGTCCCGGGCAGTTCACCCATCCGCTGGTCGTCCGCGCCAAGCTGGAAATTGCCGCAGCCTGCCATGCCTTCGGCAAGACGCCATCGCACAACGTAACAACCGAAATCAAGGACACGGCGATCGTCGCGAGCGACGCGCAGCGCGCATCGTCGGAGCTCGGTTATACGCGCATGTGGAGCATTCATCCGGATCAGATCAAACCGATCCTGAAAGCGTTCGCACCCCGCAGCTCCGAAATTAATGAAGCATCGGCCATCCTGACTGAAGCCCAACGGATTCAGTGGGGACCGATACAACACAATGGCAGATTGCATGACCGTGCCAGCTATCGTTACTACTGGACGATCCTGCAACGTGCCAAGGCAAGCGGCCTGCCCGTGCCGGAAGCGGCTGCGGGCCTGCTATGA